From Mucilaginibacter rubeus, a single genomic window includes:
- a CDS encoding TolC family protein, with the protein MTRIPINIYGLKPFLFAGLLSLSLSASAQNIKKKQTPVPENVPDTPTVGFPVIPNATDAGKNGGEYLTLKQCIDYALIHQPALNKALINTDITRTTNSINLAAWLPQVNANGNLIHYIQQSNSNISTGVGTSTGSTTTGSGTGTVRSSYSNTFIPELAVSQAILSPGLLYAAKSAPLLVKQAQQVTDSTKIFLVSAVSKSFYNVLLTLQQINVLKEDTARLGKNLRDAYHQYKGGIVDETDYLQATITLNNSVAQLKQANENIIPQYAALKQLMGYEPEKNFNVSIDTVQMMADIQIDTTRQLEYEKRIEYKQIQTRKDLQSQLTSYYKYAYLPTISGFFNYSLQYANNNFSNLFSRSYPSSIVGVSLSIPIFTGFARLHNIHKSQLQEQIVHWDEVDLKSQLYKEYTSGLASYKSNLFGFNVQRKNVAMARRVYFVVNLQYKQGVVAYLNVITAESNLITAEINYTNSLFQLLSSKIDLEKAMGDITY; encoded by the coding sequence ATGACGCGCATACCAATAAATATTTATGGCTTAAAGCCGTTTTTATTTGCAGGCTTACTTTCTTTATCATTATCCGCCTCGGCGCAAAACATAAAGAAGAAGCAAACTCCTGTCCCTGAAAATGTACCGGACACCCCTACCGTCGGTTTTCCTGTTATCCCCAACGCTACCGATGCCGGTAAAAATGGCGGCGAGTATTTAACCCTAAAACAATGTATTGATTATGCGCTGATACATCAGCCTGCCTTAAACAAGGCATTAATTAATACGGATATTACCCGTACAACCAACTCCATTAACCTGGCTGCCTGGTTGCCACAGGTAAACGCCAACGGCAACCTGATCCATTATATCCAGCAATCAAATTCCAATATCTCTACCGGTGTGGGTACAAGCACGGGGAGCACAACAACCGGCAGTGGTACCGGTACTGTACGCAGCAGTTACTCTAATACTTTCATTCCGGAGCTGGCGGTATCTCAGGCTATTTTAAGTCCGGGGTTATTATACGCCGCAAAAAGCGCTCCCCTATTGGTAAAACAGGCACAGCAAGTTACCGATAGCACCAAAATATTTTTAGTATCTGCTGTAAGTAAATCTTTTTACAATGTGTTGCTCACACTGCAACAAATTAACGTGCTGAAAGAAGATACCGCGAGACTTGGCAAAAATTTACGTGATGCCTATCACCAATACAAAGGCGGTATTGTTGATGAAACTGACTACCTGCAGGCTACCATTACACTTAACAATTCTGTCGCCCAGTTAAAACAGGCCAATGAAAATATCATCCCCCAATATGCGGCGCTAAAACAGCTAATGGGCTATGAACCCGAAAAGAACTTTAATGTAAGCATTGATACCGTCCAGATGATGGCCGATATCCAGATTGACACTACCCGGCAACTGGAATACGAAAAGCGGATAGAATATAAGCAGATCCAGACCCGTAAAGACCTGCAATCGCAGCTTACCAGTTATTACAAGTACGCTTATCTGCCTACTATTTCAGGCTTTTTCAACTATAGCCTGCAATATGCCAATAATAATTTTTCCAACCTTTTCTCAAGGTCGTACCCAAGTTCAATAGTGGGCGTGTCATTGAGCATACCCATATTCACCGGTTTTGCGCGACTGCACAATATACACAAATCGCAATTGCAGGAACAGATAGTTCATTGGGATGAGGTTGACCTTAAATCACAGTTGTATAAAGAATATACCTCCGGACTGGCCAGCTATAAAAGCAACCTGTTCGGCTTCAATGTACAGCGCAAAAATGTGGCCATGGCGCGGCGTGTATACTTTGTGGTTAACCTACAATATAAACAAGGCGTTGTAGCCTACCTTAACGTGATCACCGCCGAATCAAACCTGATCACTGCCGAAATCAATTACACTAACTCGCTTTTCCAGCTGCTATCGAGCAAAATTGACCTGGAAAAAGCAATGGGAGATATCACTTATTAA
- a CDS encoding efflux RND transporter periplasmic adaptor subunit codes for MKRVFFNAIFISIVVFAACKKKQPPQNTEVPVNLYKVKAKPVLYYDQYPSTTAALSQVTLLPQVQGAVTGIFFTEGSQVKKGQKLYEIDKRIYQDSYDAAVANRKVTEGTLLQAQQDADRYEYLNKYNAVAKQLYDHAVITLENAKSQVQSANQAVKTARTNLNYAEVYAPFDGTIGLSQVKLGNVVTPGTTVLNTISTNDPMAVDFVVNEKQLPKFERLQQAKHQPTDSLFTILLADNSLYPINGKISVIDRAVNSQTGAITVRLVFPNPKGMLRVGMSCVVRVHNQEAGPQIVVPGKAVVEQMGEYFVYTAQDSLMNNPKAGADSAKNKIKRLVALQKKVQVGETIGANMIIKSGINNGDRVIVDGVQLLHDGSKITTANKVGPSAGGKGSR; via the coding sequence ATGAAGCGCGTATTTTTTAATGCCATTTTTATAAGTATTGTAGTTTTTGCAGCCTGCAAAAAGAAACAACCACCGCAAAATACTGAAGTACCCGTTAACCTTTACAAGGTAAAGGCAAAACCTGTATTATACTACGACCAGTACCCCTCAACTACAGCGGCTTTAAGCCAGGTGACCCTATTACCCCAGGTGCAGGGTGCTGTAACCGGCATATTTTTCACCGAAGGTTCGCAGGTAAAAAAGGGACAAAAGCTGTACGAGATCGATAAACGGATATACCAGGACAGCTATGACGCAGCCGTTGCCAACCGTAAAGTTACCGAGGGTACCCTATTACAGGCCCAGCAAGATGCCGACCGTTACGAGTACCTGAATAAATATAACGCCGTTGCCAAGCAACTTTATGATCACGCGGTAATCACGCTTGAAAATGCTAAAAGCCAGGTTCAGTCGGCAAATCAGGCAGTTAAAACAGCCAGAACCAATTTGAATTATGCCGAAGTATACGCCCCATTTGATGGCACTATCGGTTTAAGCCAGGTTAAACTGGGCAACGTAGTTACCCCGGGCACTACCGTATTGAACACCATCTCAACCAACGACCCGATGGCTGTAGATTTTGTTGTTAACGAAAAGCAGCTGCCCAAGTTTGAAAGGTTGCAGCAAGCCAAACATCAGCCAACCGACTCGCTATTTACTATTTTATTGGCAGATAACTCTCTTTATCCTATAAACGGAAAGATCTCGGTAATTGACCGTGCTGTTAATTCGCAAACAGGCGCCATCACCGTAAGACTGGTATTCCCGAATCCGAAAGGGATGTTAAGGGTTGGTATGAGCTGTGTTGTACGCGTGCATAACCAGGAGGCGGGCCCGCAGATTGTGGTACCGGGCAAAGCGGTTGTTGAGCAAATGGGCGAATACTTTGTATACACAGCACAAGATAGCCTCATGAACAATCCTAAAGCAGGTGCCGATTCGGCAAAAAACAAAATAAAGAGATTGGTGGCATTACAGAAAAAGGTTCAGGTTGGCGAAACCATTGGAGCTAACATGATCATCAAAAGTGGTATCAACAATGGCGACCGGGTAATTGTGGACGGTGTGCAGCTATTGCATGACGGTTCAAAAATAACCACCGCCAATAAAGTTGGGCCATCTGCCGGAGGCAAAGGCTCCCGTTAG
- a CDS encoding efflux RND transporter permease subunit has product MIANTFIKRPVTAIVISIVLIITGTVSILMLPIDQYPDITPPVVQVNGQFTGADAQTVEQTVATPIEEQVNGTPGMEYMQSNNTNNGQMSMNVTFKMGTDIDVAALDVQNRVSIATPLLPAVVSRLGLTVRAVNPSMLMMVAIYAPKGTHNITFLDNYTNIFIQDALLRVPGVGSINRFTDDFSMRIWMNPDKMAAYSLTPQDVITALNAQNVQVAAGTAGVPPQASSQTYELGILVNGRLSKVSEFEKIIVKTIPATGQLVYLKDVARVELGKFTFSSNSFVDGHKASYLQIYQAPGSNALETANGVYAALAKLKTNFPSDVEYRVPFESVTVVKVSMEDVVGTLLKTLGLVAVVVFLFLQNWRSTLIPVLAIPVSIFGTFCFFIPLGFTINTLTMFGFVLAIGIVVDDAIIVVEAVQHYIDHDGMSAKEATYQAMKDISAPVIAIALILAAVFVPVGFIPGIVGRLYQQFAITIAISVMISAFIALSLTPALCTLLLKPTHIDGEAKGINKFFFKFNSWFERVTASYTEGVRKSIKASRFVIIILICICVGTYFLFQGKPSGFIPSEDDGNLYVTYQLPPASSTARSVEVMSKLMKVIGSTPGVAHYAALSGLNVVTNASNSNNGTIYCQLAPWDERGKETEQVPGIIGELQKRISDAGIKDANVEVIQPSPLPGIGTTVGFSLQIEQRSTTDNLQAFQKVVDNFVTEANKNPVISKAFTFYTSHTPNYSLTVDREKCEKLGVNVADVFTTIQAYMGSLYINDFTTYNRTFHVVVQADTAFRKVVANMDKYYVRNQGGEMVPLGTLMSYKPVDAPPLISHFNIFRTAEVDGSAAEGHSSGEAIQAMQELAKRVLPEGYDYEFSGLSYEEIKAGSTTIYIFLFSITFVFLFLAALYESWSVPFSVLLAVPIGAMGAILALVLVPSLTNNVYAQIGLITLIGLAAKNAILIVEFAKVRVDMGEELIKSTLEAVSLRLRPIIMTSLAFVLGVLPLVLATGAGAVARRTIGYTVLGGMIAASTLAIFIVPVLFVLITRFSYGKEKLEYLQAHKEDLKEKAKKVEAQSIDPELEYEIEKSRALHKAN; this is encoded by the coding sequence ATGATCGCTAATACATTTATAAAAAGACCTGTAACAGCTATCGTAATATCTATAGTATTGATCATTACCGGTACCGTGAGCATCCTCATGTTACCGATAGACCAGTATCCCGATATTACGCCGCCTGTTGTACAGGTTAACGGGCAATTTACCGGTGCCGACGCGCAAACGGTTGAACAAACCGTAGCCACTCCCATAGAAGAGCAGGTGAACGGAACGCCCGGCATGGAATACATGCAGAGCAACAATACAAACAACGGACAAATGAGCATGAACGTAACCTTTAAAATGGGTACCGACATTGACGTTGCCGCTCTTGATGTTCAAAACAGGGTTAGTATTGCTACGCCGCTATTGCCTGCCGTGGTGAGCAGACTTGGCCTCACTGTACGAGCCGTAAATCCAAGTATGCTCATGATGGTGGCTATTTACGCCCCAAAAGGCACACATAACATCACGTTTTTAGATAACTACACCAACATATTTATCCAGGACGCACTTCTGCGTGTACCGGGCGTGGGTAGTATTAACCGCTTTACGGATGACTTCAGTATGAGGATCTGGATGAACCCGGATAAAATGGCGGCTTACAGCTTAACCCCTCAAGACGTTATTACAGCCCTCAACGCCCAAAACGTGCAGGTAGCAGCGGGAACCGCGGGCGTGCCGCCACAAGCATCCAGTCAAACCTATGAGCTGGGCATCCTGGTAAACGGCAGGCTCAGCAAGGTATCGGAGTTTGAAAAGATCATTGTAAAAACCATACCGGCAACCGGTCAACTGGTTTACCTTAAAGATGTAGCCAGGGTTGAACTGGGTAAATTTACCTTCTCCAGCAATTCGTTTGTAGACGGGCACAAAGCTTCCTACCTTCAAATTTACCAGGCCCCTGGTAGTAATGCGCTTGAAACAGCTAACGGAGTATACGCCGCCCTTGCTAAATTAAAAACCAATTTCCCCTCGGATGTTGAATATCGGGTACCGTTTGAATCGGTTACCGTGGTAAAAGTTTCGATGGAAGATGTGGTAGGCACCTTACTGAAAACATTAGGATTGGTAGCTGTGGTGGTATTCCTGTTCCTTCAAAATTGGAGATCGACATTGATCCCGGTCCTCGCTATCCCGGTTTCTATCTTCGGTACGTTTTGTTTTTTTATACCGCTCGGCTTTACCATCAATACGCTCACCATGTTTGGCTTCGTACTGGCTATTGGTATTGTGGTAGATGACGCCATTATTGTGGTTGAAGCGGTGCAACATTATATTGATCATGACGGCATGTCGGCCAAGGAGGCTACCTATCAGGCCATGAAGGATATTTCGGCGCCGGTTATAGCCATCGCGTTGATATTGGCGGCAGTATTTGTACCGGTTGGCTTTATCCCCGGTATTGTGGGCCGCTTATACCAACAGTTTGCCATCACTATAGCCATTTCGGTTATGATATCGGCATTTATCGCCCTATCACTAACCCCTGCCTTGTGTACCCTACTGCTAAAACCAACCCATATTGATGGCGAAGCAAAAGGCATCAATAAGTTTTTCTTCAAGTTTAACAGCTGGTTTGAGCGGGTAACCGCCAGCTATACCGAAGGGGTACGAAAAAGTATCAAGGCATCGCGCTTTGTGATCATCATCCTGATCTGTATCTGCGTTGGCACCTATTTCCTCTTCCAGGGCAAACCATCGGGCTTTATCCCCTCAGAAGACGATGGCAATTTGTACGTAACTTATCAGCTACCACCTGCCTCATCTACCGCAAGATCGGTCGAGGTAATGTCTAAACTGATGAAGGTTATCGGCTCCACGCCCGGTGTGGCGCATTATGCGGCATTATCCGGATTGAACGTAGTAACCAATGCCAGCAACTCTAATAACGGTACCATTTATTGCCAGCTTGCCCCATGGGATGAACGCGGTAAAGAAACCGAACAGGTACCGGGCATCATCGGCGAATTGCAAAAAAGAATTTCGGACGCCGGGATAAAGGATGCCAATGTGGAGGTGATCCAACCATCGCCACTGCCGGGCATTGGTACAACCGTAGGTTTCAGTCTGCAGATAGAACAACGCAGCACTACCGATAATTTGCAGGCCTTTCAAAAAGTGGTTGACAATTTTGTGACCGAGGCTAACAAAAATCCGGTTATATCCAAAGCGTTCACCTTCTATACTTCGCACACACCTAACTATAGCTTAACGGTAGACAGGGAAAAATGCGAAAAGTTAGGTGTTAACGTGGCCGATGTATTCACCACCATCCAGGCATATATGGGTAGCCTCTATATCAATGACTTCACTACCTATAACCGCACCTTCCACGTAGTGGTGCAGGCCGATACGGCGTTCCGCAAAGTGGTAGCCAATATGGATAAGTATTACGTGCGTAACCAGGGTGGCGAAATGGTACCATTAGGTACGCTCATGAGCTATAAACCGGTTGACGCGCCACCGCTTATCTCCCACTTCAATATCTTCCGTACCGCGGAGGTTGACGGTTCCGCGGCAGAAGGCCATAGCAGTGGCGAGGCTATCCAGGCCATGCAGGAACTGGCTAAACGCGTTTTACCTGAAGGTTATGATTATGAATTTTCGGGATTGAGTTACGAGGAGATCAAGGCGGGTTCAACTACCATTTACATCTTCCTGTTTTCTATCACCTTCGTGTTCCTGTTCCTGGCAGCGCTGTATGAAAGTTGGTCGGTACCCTTTTCAGTACTCTTAGCTGTGCCTATTGGCGCCATGGGAGCTATCCTTGCTTTGGTACTGGTACCCAGTTTAACCAATAACGTATACGCTCAAATAGGATTGATCACGCTCATCGGGCTTGCGGCCAAAAACGCCATCCTGATTGTAGAGTTTGCCAAGGTTAGGGTTGATATGGGCGAAGAGCTCATTAAATCTACACTGGAAGCAGTGAGCCTGCGTTTGCGGCCAATCATCATGACCTCCCTCGCTTTTGTGTTAGGCGTATTGCCGCTTGTATTGGCAACCGGCGCGGGCGCTGTGGCCCGCCGCACAATTGGTTATACGGTTTTAGGCGGTATGATTGCGGCATCAACACTGGCAATTTTTATAGTGCCTGTATTGTTTGTGCTCATTACCCGCTTCTCTTATGGCAAAGAAAAACTGGAATATCTCCAAGCCCACAAAGAAGACCTGAAAGAAAAAGCTAAAAAAGTAGAGGCTCAGAGTATCGACCCCGAGTTGGAATATGAGATTGAAAAATCCCGTGCATTACATAAAGCTAATTAA
- a CDS encoding efflux RND transporter permease subunit — protein sequence MISNTFIKRPVTAIVISLVLMIAGVICLFNLAVDQYPNISPPSVSVNGSYTGADAQTVEQNIATPIEEQVNGTPGMEYMTSTSTNSGSMGIRVTFKIGTNVHIAALNVQNRVGIAAPLLPSVVSKLGLTVRASNPDQLMLVAIYSPKHSHNITFLDNYTSTFIQDAILRVPGVGDVSARTDNFSMRIWMNPDKMASYGLTPAEITAALNAQNVYVAAGSVGAPPQDASQTFETGILVNGMLNKVKDYENIVVKSIPGTSQLVHLKDVARVELGKFTFSSNAFVDGNRASTIQIYQSPGSNALQTAENVYAALAKLKKSFPKDVDFVVPFESVTIIKVSMDEVVGTLIKALILVAIVVFLFLQNWRSTIIPILAIPVSILATFIFFIPLGFTINTLTMFGFVLAIGIVVDDAIIVVEAVQHYIDEKHMSPKEATYHAMKEISAPVVAIALILASVFVPVGFIPGIVGRLYQQFAITIAISVMLSAFIALSLTPALCTLLLKPTKPVTDKSNWLDRFFRSFNQMFEKLTFKYTNGVHRSIKGARYIVVLLVCICAGTYLLFKVKPSGFVPAEDGGRLYVTYQLPEASSTIQSVNVMNKLMKIVASTPGIMHYTAISGFNILNGGANSNNGSMFCMLTPWDDRTTPDTRVPGLMDVIKKKIAKAGIKNANVVVAQPPPIRGIGQAAGFSMQIEQGNSTDDIYTFEKVVKKFVAAAKATPATAGAYSYFSAHTPSYQLNVDREKCEKLGINISDVFSTMQAYMGSLFVNNFTLYNRTYHVVVQADTAYRALISNMNKYYVRNSAGQMLPLSAVISYKPIVAAPLISHFNIFRSAEVDGSIPPGYSSGQAIEALKELAAKTLPRGYTYEFSGLSYEELKAGSTTVYIFLFSIIFVFLFLAALYESWSVPFSVMLAVPISAFGAILALTIVPTITNNVYAQIGLITLIGLSAKNAILIVEFAKIRVDRGEELIKSTLEAVRLRLRPIIMTSLAFILGVLPLVLATGAGAESRNTIGVTVLGGMIASSTISIFIVPVLFVLFTRLSYGKKQLEYLQAHHEELMEKARKVEAQNIDPELEYDIAEAHAAHNEYKASIKENNQ from the coding sequence ATGATTTCAAATACATTTATAAAAAGGCCCGTAACCGCCATAGTGATATCGCTGGTGCTGATGATTGCCGGGGTGATATGCCTGTTTAACCTCGCGGTTGATCAGTACCCCAACATATCGCCGCCAAGTGTATCGGTTAACGGGTCGTACACCGGTGCCGATGCCCAAACGGTGGAGCAAAATATAGCCACCCCTATTGAGGAACAGGTAAACGGTACCCCTGGCATGGAATACATGACCAGCACCAGTACTAACAGCGGTAGTATGGGCATCAGGGTGACTTTTAAAATAGGCACTAACGTACATATCGCAGCACTTAACGTTCAAAACCGTGTAGGTATTGCCGCTCCCCTGTTACCATCGGTAGTAAGTAAATTGGGGTTAACGGTACGTGCCAGTAATCCCGATCAGTTAATGCTGGTGGCTATTTACTCGCCGAAGCATAGCCATAATATTACCTTCCTGGACAACTACACGAGCACCTTTATACAGGATGCCATACTGCGTGTACCGGGCGTTGGCGACGTAAGCGCCCGTACCGATAACTTCAGTATGAGGATCTGGATGAACCCGGATAAGATGGCATCCTACGGCTTAACCCCTGCCGAAATAACCGCGGCCTTAAATGCTCAAAACGTGTACGTAGCAGCGGGTTCCGTTGGTGCACCTCCGCAGGATGCCTCTCAAACCTTTGAAACAGGCATTTTGGTTAACGGCATGCTCAATAAGGTGAAGGACTATGAAAACATAGTAGTGAAAAGCATTCCCGGTACCAGTCAGTTGGTACACCTCAAAGATGTGGCAAGGGTTGAGCTGGGCAAGTTTACTTTTTCCAGCAATGCTTTTGTCGATGGCAACCGGGCTTCTACCATCCAGATCTATCAATCACCGGGAAGTAACGCCCTGCAAACTGCCGAAAACGTTTATGCCGCTTTAGCCAAATTAAAAAAATCGTTCCCTAAGGATGTTGATTTTGTGGTGCCTTTTGAATCGGTTACCATTATCAAGGTATCGATGGATGAAGTAGTGGGTACACTTATTAAAGCGCTCATTCTCGTAGCTATTGTGGTATTCCTTTTCCTCCAAAACTGGCGGTCGACAATCATCCCTATTTTGGCTATTCCGGTATCGATACTGGCAACCTTTATCTTCTTCATTCCTTTAGGCTTTACCATAAACACGCTAACCATGTTTGGTTTTGTATTGGCTATCGGTATTGTGGTAGACGATGCCATTATTGTGGTGGAAGCCGTGCAGCATTACATTGATGAAAAGCATATGTCGCCCAAAGAGGCTACCTATCATGCCATGAAGGAGATTTCGGCACCGGTAGTCGCTATCGCACTTATCTTGGCCTCGGTGTTTGTGCCGGTAGGCTTTATCCCCGGTATCGTCGGACGATTATACCAGCAGTTTGCTATTACTATTGCCATATCGGTAATGCTTTCCGCATTCATCGCTTTATCCTTAACCCCTGCCCTTTGTACTTTACTGCTAAAACCCACCAAGCCGGTAACGGACAAATCAAACTGGCTCGACAGGTTTTTTAGGAGCTTTAACCAGATGTTTGAAAAGCTAACTTTCAAATACACCAACGGTGTACACCGCAGCATTAAGGGGGCAAGGTACATTGTCGTATTGTTGGTTTGTATCTGTGCGGGAACTTACCTATTGTTCAAAGTAAAACCATCGGGATTTGTTCCGGCCGAGGATGGTGGACGGCTTTATGTTACCTATCAATTGCCCGAGGCTTCATCAACCATCCAATCGGTTAATGTGATGAACAAGCTGATGAAAATTGTGGCTTCAACACCGGGCATTATGCATTACACGGCTATATCTGGCTTCAATATTCTTAACGGTGGTGCAAACTCCAACAATGGTTCCATGTTTTGCATGCTTACGCCGTGGGATGACCGTACCACCCCGGATACACGTGTACCCGGGCTAATGGATGTCATTAAAAAGAAGATAGCCAAAGCTGGGATCAAAAACGCGAACGTAGTTGTTGCGCAGCCGCCACCCATCAGGGGTATTGGCCAGGCGGCCGGTTTTAGCATGCAGATTGAGCAGGGTAACTCCACCGATGATATTTACACCTTTGAAAAAGTGGTTAAAAAGTTTGTAGCCGCGGCAAAAGCTACCCCGGCAACGGCAGGTGCATACAGCTACTTCTCTGCACATACCCCAAGTTATCAATTAAATGTAGACAGGGAAAAATGCGAAAAGCTGGGCATCAACATCTCAGACGTTTTCTCGACTATGCAGGCTTACATGGGCAGTTTGTTTGTCAACAACTTTACCTTGTATAACCGTACCTATCACGTGGTTGTGCAGGCAGATACTGCCTATCGTGCGCTGATATCCAACATGAATAAATATTATGTGCGAAACTCTGCGGGGCAGATGCTTCCGTTAAGTGCAGTAATCAGCTATAAACCGATAGTAGCTGCCCCGTTGATCAGCCACTTTAATATTTTCCGCTCGGCGGAGGTTGATGGTTCCATTCCACCGGGATATAGTAGCGGACAGGCCATTGAAGCATTGAAGGAATTAGCCGCTAAAACTCTGCCACGAGGTTATACCTATGAGTTTTCGGGGTTGAGCTATGAGGAGTTAAAGGCGGGATCAACCACGGTTTATATCTTCCTTTTCTCCATTATATTCGTATTTCTGTTTTTGGCTGCTTTGTATGAAAGCTGGTCGGTACCTTTTTCGGTAATGCTGGCGGTGCCGATAAGCGCGTTTGGAGCAATCCTGGCGCTTACCATAGTGCCAACCATCACCAACAACGTGTACGCGCAAATAGGCTTGATCACGCTAATAGGTCTCTCGGCCAAAAATGCAATCCTTATTGTAGAATTTGCCAAGATCAGGGTTGACCGTGGCGAAGAACTCATCAAATCAACCCTTGAAGCTGTAAGGCTCAGGTTGCGGCCCATCATCATGACCTCGCTGGCATTTATCCTTGGCGTACTGCCGTTAGTGCTGGCAACAGGTGCCGGTGCCGAATCGCGCAATACTATCGGCGTAACCGTTTTGGGAGGAATGATAGCGTCGTCCACCATTTCAATATTCATCGTTCCAGTGCTTTTTGTGCTATTCACGCGCTTATCCTACGGGAAAAAACAGCTTGAGTATTTACAGGCCCACCATGAAGAATTGATGGAAAAAGCCAGGAAAGTAGAAGCGCAGAATATCGACCCCGAGCTGGAATATGATATCGCTGAAGCTCATGCCGCGCATAATGAATACAAGGCATCGATTAAAGAAAACAATCAATAG
- a CDS encoding MarR family winged helix-turn-helix transcriptional regulator, translating to MKNTELLSQNLRLINHLYTRNLSRELSSIDANHHFEVLLMLAKQQKPITQNQLAELLHIDKSRVAHIIFSMEESKIVLVKTNPADRRQHLISLSPNALKIIPYIEQKVMEINELANTGISEEKLIVFTEVAEAMMQNLTKNKTGKKPPESDQ from the coding sequence ATGAAAAACACAGAACTGCTATCGCAAAATTTAAGGCTGATTAATCACCTTTATACAAGAAACCTCTCCCGTGAACTGTCATCAATAGATGCAAATCATCATTTTGAGGTGTTGCTGATGTTGGCCAAACAGCAAAAACCAATTACTCAGAATCAATTAGCTGAGTTATTGCACATTGATAAATCACGCGTTGCCCACATCATTTTTTCGATGGAGGAAAGCAAGATAGTTTTGGTAAAAACCAATCCGGCCGACAGGCGGCAACATCTTATTTCGCTATCGCCAAACGCGTTAAAGATTATTCCTTACATCGAACAAAAAGTTATGGAGATCAATGAGCTTGCAAACACCGGCATCAGTGAAGAAAAACTGATAGTTTTTACAGAAGTAGCTGAAGCGATGATGCAAAACCTGACGAAGAACAAAACCGGAAAAAAACCTCCGGAGAGTGATCAATAG